The region TTACAACGCTAATTTATGCAAAATACAGCAATTGAGTTTGATGAAATAATCTCCGAGTGCAGAGATTTGTTTAGTAAAAAAATGCACGATTACGGAGCTGCGTGGCGGGTATTGCGCCCAAGTTCTATTACCGATCAGATTTACATAAAAGTAAACCGTATCCGTACCCTGCAAATGACGACAGTAAAAATGGTAGATGAGGACGAAAGGGGAGAATTCATTGCTATCATTAACTATTCTATTATAGGATTAATTCAGCTTGAAAAAGGACTTGCCGAATCATTGGACGATGATCAGGAGCAGATTATCCAATTGTATGATCATTATGCTAATGAAGCTAAAGAGCTTATGCTGCGTAAAAATCATGATTATGGCGAGGCATGGCGCGAGATGCGCATTTCTTCTATTACGGATTTGATCTACCAAAAAGTACTGAGAACAAAACAGATTGAAGACAACAAAGGAAAAACTTTAGTTTCCGAAGGTTTAGATGCCAATTATTTCGATATGCTGAACTATGCCGTTTTCTGTCTCATTAAAATGAAAGATTAGCCATGTAATCTAAAATTGATTTTATTAAACACCATAATTATATAAGATGAAAAGATTTATCAGAGTTTTTGTAGCCATTATATTTATTATATCGGGCTTTGTAAAAGCAGTAGATCCTGTAGGATTTTCCTTTAAACTGGAAGAGTATTTCTCACCTTCGGTGTTTAATATTCCTTTTCTGGAAAAACTGGCATTGCCTATCGCTATAATAGTCGTTACAGTAGAATTTCTGTTAGGTGTTTTACTGTTACTAAAAATAAGAGTAAAACGTACATTGTTCTCACTTCTTATCATCTGTATATTTTTTGCTTTTCTTACTTTCTATTCCGCATACTTTAATGTGGTAACGGATTGTGGATGTTTTGGGGATGCACTGAAAATGACACCATGGACCTCTTTTACAAAGGACATGGTATTGTTGGTGCTGATAGCGATATTGCTTAAAATGTATAAAAATGACGAAAGCAATAAAGTGCATTTTCTGAAAAGTGGTTTCCCAAGAATGACATTGTTTTTGTTAAGCTGTATTTTCCTTACCGTTATTATACTGAAAG is a window of Elizabethkingia anophelis R26 DNA encoding:
- a CDS encoding DUF1599 domain-containing protein translates to MQNTAIEFDEIISECRDLFSKKMHDYGAAWRVLRPSSITDQIYIKVNRIRTLQMTTVKMVDEDERGEFIAIINYSIIGLIQLEKGLAESLDDDQEQIIQLYDHYANEAKELMLRKNHDYGEAWREMRISSITDLIYQKVLRTKQIEDNKGKTLVSEGLDANYFDMLNYAVFCLIKMKD